The genomic DNA GCCGTTTCTTGATAAGGGCGGCAATCTGGCTTTTGGTCATACCGGCAATATGAAGCGTACCAATGACCGGAAAGTCTATGTTTCCCTTGTCATCGAGCGTGTAACCGGATATTTCACCATTATTGTTGCTACTACGTAAATCGGCAGTTCCTGCCCGATACTGGACACGTGTCAGGTTGAACAACGCTGCCAACTGCGGGTCTTTACTGGATACCATGATGGAAATTTGGTCCTTGGGCTGCACGGTGATGTCTCTTGCACCCACAATCGCTTCAGGCTGATTCACAGCAATGTCTTGAAAGTAAAGAATCTCCTTCGAAGTGTGACAGGATGTAAACAACACTATCGCAAAGAGATAAATCAAAAATCGATTCTTCATATTTATATCTGTACAGTTTATATTATTTCTAATTTGTAATTTCAATTAATTTTTATCGTGATTTTTGCGAAGTCCCGTAAAAGCCAGCGGTTTTAGGAAAGAACTTCAATCAGATCGGGGTGCACCTCAGCGGAAACGGCCATGACACCCTCCAATAGGACAACCACCCTACGGTTTCTCTTGCCCTGCACCCGCACAAACATGCCCTTCACGTTATCGAACTTGCCACCGTGGATACATACACGCATTCCTCTTTTCAAGTCTATTTCTTCGGGCCTATAATAAACAGTGTCCTCCTCATAATGAGAAGCTATCTTGATGAAGCTGTCCATCTGGTCATCCGGTACGGTAATATATTCCACCCCCGTGCTCTTTTCCCACATGGCGAATTGCAAGAAATTGTATCGTTTCTTGAATTCAGTGATCTGCGAATGGCTGGCGTGGACGAAAAGCAGACTCGGTATAACCGGCACCAACTTTTTTGACTTCACTCCATGATAAGTTCTTACGGCATAATGTTTCGGGATAAAATATTCCAAACCATATTCCTTGTCTTTCAGCCTGTCCTCTGCCATTTTCTCATTCTTGTAGGCGCGCATGACGAACCATCGGACCTGCCTTTTTTCCTCCGCTGTAAAAAGACTCGTACTCATATTCCGAAACATTTTATAGGTGTGGATATAAACCTAGTTCATGCCAACCTACATATTGGCATGTATTACAATGGATTACGTTCCCTTTTCCCATAATATCCATTGTTAGTTCCATACTTTTGACAAAGTGTACAGACCTCATTTCCGGGGCTTCCGTCACTACTTCTCTTGGCAAGAGAAATATTAGAGGACCATATTTTATGTAATTAATTGATAGACAAGCAGAAAAGCGAAGTGGCATTGTGGCGTTTATCCAATATATGTTAAGCAAATACACTCTGTATGAATGTTTTGGTTATATTTTATCACCTGTTTTCTATCGTTTCTTCAATATTTTACATAACTTTGCACATTGTAATATTTCTCTTGCCAAGAAAATGAGCCGTATGCTCAACAATTTTTATTATATTACAAAATGCTTTCAAAAACCTTTCAAACGCATCTGGTTTTAAATTGTCAATAAGAACATTTCCAACAGTATTCTGCCACTGTATTCATAGATCTTTTCCGGTACTTTTCTTTTTAAGAGAAATATTAGACATTGCAAAGATAGGTAAAATATAGGAAAATATCCACCTGTATGATAAAAAACAGTTTTCTTCGAAAGAAAATGTTTCAAATTCCGGTTTAATTGTCAAACAAATCCTTGTCAGGTTCCATATATAGCATCTGATTATCAGAACTATCCCTTTCCGGTATTTCTCTTAAAAAGAGAAGCAGGATCGGTATAGCCTTTTATTCAGTATTCTGCGTGTCGCATTTGTTCCCGTTATAAAGATTTAAGTATGATGTCATTTGCTTTGTCTACCTGTGAGGTGTCCAGTGAGGCGAGGTAGATTTTGGTCGTGTTCTCCGAATCATGTCCCATCGCCTCGCTGATGGTTGCCAGCGGGACATTTTTGCTTCTGGCAATACTCGCCCAGGCATGGCGCGCTACATACATCGTGAGCGGCATGCCGAGCCCGAGCCGTTTCCCAAGTTCTTTGAGTTTCCCGTTGATGAAATGCGCTGTGCTCCTGTACTGCCGCACGGCATCCTTAGCCGTATCTTTGATGACCGGAAAAAGGTAGGGGCTGTCATTGTGGCCATACCTGTCCAGTATCTCCTGCATGGGTTTCTCCCATTTAATGGACAGACGCCGTCCGGTTTTCTGCCTGCGGTAGGTTAGCACACCGCTCTTCAGATCAGCTTTTTTCAGGTAGGCAATGTCAACGAACGACATGCCACGGGTATAAAAGCTCAGCATGAACATGTCCCTGGCGTATTCCATGCCCGGGGAAATGCGAAGGTCCAGATCGCGTATCATGCGGATCACTTTCAACGGAACAGCACGTTTTACGGTCTTGTCTATCCCGGTGTAGACATGTTTGAAAGGGCTGCGCTGTATCGTCAGTTCCTTGTCCACCGCACGGTTGTAGACGGCACGCAGGTTCCGCATATAATAGGAGGTGCTGTTCGGACATATCCCCTTGTCCTTCAGCCATGCCTCGTATTCCAGCATGAGGGTGGAGCCGATATCCTCCAGCGGGATGTCGCCGTCCCTGCCCCGAAAGCGCGTGAAGCTGTTCAGTACGGTGGTGTACCTCTCGGCGGTGCGCTTCTTGCCGACACGCTCCAGTTCCTCCACGAGCCTCTTTCCGAAGGCCATGAAATTATGGCTGTCCTCAGGGGGCGGGTTGTGAAAAAGTTCGACAACCCTGCCGGCGGGATAGGTACCGCCGGAACGTTCCAGTCCGGCAATGATACTTTCCAGACGGCGGATGTCTTTTTCCATCCGCTCCTTTAACGCAAGCAGAAGGCTTCTTCTGGCATCACCGGATACCGGCAGTATGATTTCCGACATGCGTCCGTCCCATTCCGAAGGGAACAGCCTGTAGCCGGTGTTTATCTGGCGCGCCACCCTTCCGTGGATGATCTGGAAATAGAGCGTTCCCTCCCTGCCTTCCACGGACGAGGACCTGAATTTGGTTTTGATTGTTGCCATAGTGCAGTCATTTTGAATTAGGATTGTCCACTTGCTTCCTGATTTCCTGTGCCTCCCTGAACAGCCGGTGCGCCAGACTGTCCTTGTAGGCCGCCATTTCATGATTACGGATGCGGTTCCTGACCGAGTCCTCAAAAGCGGTCACCAGCCTTTCCACACGCCGGATCTTTTCCTCGTCCCGCTCGATGGTGAAATGCTTCTCCAGGAAGGCGATGTCGGGATCATCCCCCGGCAGGCAGATCCTGATGGCACGGTATTTCAAATCGGCATCCTTCAAAAGCCGGTTCGTGCGGTACTGGTTACAGTTGGTCCAGACGGAAACGACCAGTGCCAGGATCAGTGCTGAAGCTGTCGTTACCACCGCCTTGGATGCGC from Parabacteroides merdae ATCC 43184 includes the following:
- a CDS encoding tyrosine-type recombinase/integrase yields the protein MATIKTKFRSSSVEGREGTLYFQIIHGRVARQINTGYRLFPSEWDGRMSEIILPVSGDARRSLLLALKERMEKDIRRLESIIAGLERSGGTYPAGRVVELFHNPPPEDSHNFMAFGKRLVEELERVGKKRTAERYTTVLNSFTRFRGRDGDIPLEDIGSTLMLEYEAWLKDKGICPNSTSYYMRNLRAVYNRAVDKELTIQRSPFKHVYTGIDKTVKRAVPLKVIRMIRDLDLRISPGMEYARDMFMLSFYTRGMSFVDIAYLKKADLKSGVLTYRRQKTGRRLSIKWEKPMQEILDRYGHNDSPYLFPVIKDTAKDAVRQYRSTAHFINGKLKELGKRLGLGMPLTMYVARHAWASIARSKNVPLATISEAMGHDSENTTKIYLASLDTSQVDKANDIILKSL
- a CDS encoding UpxY family transcription antiterminator, which codes for MSTSLFTAEEKRQVRWFVMRAYKNEKMAEDRLKDKEYGLEYFIPKHYAVRTYHGVKSKKLVPVIPSLLFVHASHSQITEFKKRYNFLQFAMWEKSTGVEYITVPDDQMDSFIKIASHYEEDTVYYRPEEIDLKRGMRVCIHGGKFDNVKGMFVRVQGKRNRRVVVLLEGVMAVSAEVHPDLIEVLS